One genomic window of Cuculus canorus isolate bCucCan1 chromosome 11, bCucCan1.pri, whole genome shotgun sequence includes the following:
- the MST1 gene encoding hepatocyte growth factor-like protein isoform X1 yields MQPALGVLLALAAALGSGHRSPLNDFQRLRATELLAVPAEPPPAPEQGSAVQCAQRCAASLDCRAFHHDRQSQLCQLLPWTQHSPHVQLQKNIHYDLYQKKDFLRDCIVGDGTSYRGTRATTEKGLRCQPWRATTPHDHRFLPSPRNGLEENYCRNPDRDKRGPWCYTVDPNIRHQSCGIKKCEDAVCMTCNGEQYRGTVDHTESGTECQRWDLQHPHKHPYHPNKYPDKGLDDNYCRNPDSSERPWCYTTDPGREREFCRIRVCTEKRPRPLNVTTGCFRGKGEGYRGRVNVTVSGIPCQRWDAQTPHQHNFVPEKYPCKDLQENYCRNPDGSEAPWCFTARPTVRVAFCFHIRRCPDELGAEDCYHGHGEHYRGHVSKTRKGITCQPWAAQAPHVPQISPITHPEAHLENNYCRNPDNDSHGPWCYTMDPRTPFDYCAIKPCSGSTVPSILENADGVAFEQCGQRDERLQRKGRIVGGQPGNSPWTVSIRNRAGVHFCGGSLVKEQWVVSMRQCFASCDADLAGYEVQLGTLFKDPGPGDPNQQSIPILRVVCGPSESQLVMLKLARPAALNARVALICLPPERYVVPAGTVCEIAGWGETRGTGDGSVLNVARLPVLAHDECNAALRGRLKESELCTAPLRAGVGACEGDYGGPLACLTADCWVLEGVITPSRVCARTDQPALFIRVSLYVDWIHKVMKMG; encoded by the exons ATGCAGCCCGCGCTCGGGGTGCTGCTCGCCCTGGCCGCGGCCCTGGGCTCAG GCCACCGCTCGCCCCTCAATGACTTCCAGCGGCTGCGAGCCACCGAGCTGCTGGCCGTGCCCGCTGAGCCGCCACCGGCACCGGAGCAGGGCTCCGCGGTGCAGTGTGCCCAGCgctgtgctgccagcctggACTGCCG GGCTTTCCACCACGACCGGCAGAGccagctgtgccagctgctgccctggACCCAGCACTCGCCACACGtccagctgcagaaaaacatcCACTACGACCTGTACCAGAAAAAAG ACTTCCTGCGGGACTGCATCGTGGGCGACGGCACCAGCTACCGCGGCACACGGGCCACCACGGAGAAGGGCCTGCGCTGCCAGCCCTGGCGAGCCACGACACCCCACGACCACAG GTTCCTGCCATCCCCTCGCAATGGGCTGGAGGAGAATTACTGCCGGAACCCCGACCGGGACAAGCGGGGGCCGTGGTGCTACACTGTTGACCCCAACATCCGCCACCAGAGCTGCGGCATCAAGAAGTGCGAGGATG CCGTCTGCATGACCTGCAACGGGGAGCAGTACCGCGGCACCGTGGACCACACCGAGTCGGGGACTGAGTGCCAGCGCTGGGACCTGCAGCACCCGCACAAGCACCCCTACCACCCCAACAA GTACCCCGACAAGGGACTGGACGACAACTACTGCCGCAACCCCGACAGCTCCGAGCGGCCCTGGTGCTACACCACCGACCCGGGGCGGGAGCGCGAGTTCTGCCGCATCCGCGTCTGCA CAGAGAAACGCCCACGGCCCCTCAACGTCACCACCGGCTGCTTCAGGGGCAAGGGTGAAGGCTACCGGGGCCGGGTGAACGTCACCGTGTCGGGGATCCCCTGCCAGCGCTGGGATGCGCAGACGCCCCACCAGCACAACTTTGTGCCCGAGAAGTACCCGTGCAA GGACCTGCAGGAGAACTACTGCCGCAACCCCGACGGCTCGGAGGCACCGTGGTGCTTCACCGCCCGCCCCACCGTCCGCGTCGCCTTCTGCTTCCACATCCGCCGCTGCCCCGACGAGCTGGGAGCCGAAG aTTGCTACCACGGCCACGGCGAGCACTACCGCGGCCATGTCAGCAAGACGCGCAAGGGCATCACCTGCCAGCCATGGGCCGCCCAGGCGCCCCACGTGCCCCA GATCTCTCCCATCACCCACCCTGAGGCACACCTGGAGAATAACTACTGCCGCAACCCTGACAACGACAGCCACGGCCCCTGGTGCTACACCATGGATCCCCGCACCCCCTTCGACTACTGCGCCATCAAGCCCTGCT CTGGCAGCACGGTTCCCTCCATCCTGGAGAACGCAG ATGGAGTGGCGTTCGAGCAGTGCGGCCAGCGGGATGAGAGGCTGCAGCGGAAAGGGCGCATCGTCGGCGGCCAGCCCGGCAACTCGCCCTGGACCGTCAGCATCCGCAACCG GGCCGGCGTGCACTTCTGCGGCGGGTCCCTGGTGAAGGAGCAGTGGGTCGTCAGCATGCGCCAGTGCTTCGCCTCCTG CGACGCCGACCTGGCAGGCTATGAGGTGCAGCTGGGGACGCTCTTCAAGGACCCCGGCCCCGGGGACCCCAACCAGCAGAGCATCCCCATCCTGCGGGTTGTCTGCGGCCCCTCCGAGTCCCAGCTGGTGATGCTGAAGCTGGCGAG GCCAGCCGCTCTGAACGCCCGCGTGGCGCTGATCTGCCTGCCGCCCGAGCGCTACGTCGTGCCTGCGGGCACCGTCTGCGAGATCGCTGGCTGGGGTGAAACCAGAG GCACCGGGGACGGCAGCGTGCTGAACGTGGCACGGCTGCCCGTGCTGGCCCATGACGAGTGCAACGCGGCGCTGCGCGGGCGCCTGAAGGAGAGTGAGTTGTGCACGGCACCGCTGCGCGCCGGCGTGGGGGCCTGCGAG GGAGATTACGGGGGTCCGCTCGCCTGCCTCACCGCCGACTGCTGGGTGCTGGAGGGGGTGATCACCCCATCCCGCGTCTGCGCCCGCACCGACCAGCCGGCTCTCTTCATCCGCGTCTCCCTCTACGTTGACTGGATCCACAAGGTGATGAAGATGGGCTGA
- the MST1 gene encoding hepatocyte growth factor-like protein isoform X2 — protein MQPALGVLLALAAALGSGHRSPLNDFQRLRATELLAVPAEPPPAPEQGSAVQCAQRCAASLDCRAFHHDRQSQLCQLLPWTQHSPHVQLQKNIHYDLYQKKDFLRDCIVGDGTSYRGTRATTEKGLRCQPWRATTPHDHRFLPSPRNGLEENYCRNPDRDKRGPWCYTVDPNIRHQSCGIKKCEDAVCMTCNGEQYRGTVDHTESGTECQRWDLQHPHKHPYHPNKYPDKGLDDNYCRNPDSSERPWCYTTDPGREREFCRIRVCKKRPRPLNVTTGCFRGKGEGYRGRVNVTVSGIPCQRWDAQTPHQHNFVPEKYPCKDLQENYCRNPDGSEAPWCFTARPTVRVAFCFHIRRCPDELGAEDCYHGHGEHYRGHVSKTRKGITCQPWAAQAPHVPQISPITHPEAHLENNYCRNPDNDSHGPWCYTMDPRTPFDYCAIKPCSGSTVPSILENADGVAFEQCGQRDERLQRKGRIVGGQPGNSPWTVSIRNRAGVHFCGGSLVKEQWVVSMRQCFASCDADLAGYEVQLGTLFKDPGPGDPNQQSIPILRVVCGPSESQLVMLKLARPAALNARVALICLPPERYVVPAGTVCEIAGWGETRGTGDGSVLNVARLPVLAHDECNAALRGRLKESELCTAPLRAGVGACEGDYGGPLACLTADCWVLEGVITPSRVCARTDQPALFIRVSLYVDWIHKVMKMG, from the exons ATGCAGCCCGCGCTCGGGGTGCTGCTCGCCCTGGCCGCGGCCCTGGGCTCAG GCCACCGCTCGCCCCTCAATGACTTCCAGCGGCTGCGAGCCACCGAGCTGCTGGCCGTGCCCGCTGAGCCGCCACCGGCACCGGAGCAGGGCTCCGCGGTGCAGTGTGCCCAGCgctgtgctgccagcctggACTGCCG GGCTTTCCACCACGACCGGCAGAGccagctgtgccagctgctgccctggACCCAGCACTCGCCACACGtccagctgcagaaaaacatcCACTACGACCTGTACCAGAAAAAAG ACTTCCTGCGGGACTGCATCGTGGGCGACGGCACCAGCTACCGCGGCACACGGGCCACCACGGAGAAGGGCCTGCGCTGCCAGCCCTGGCGAGCCACGACACCCCACGACCACAG GTTCCTGCCATCCCCTCGCAATGGGCTGGAGGAGAATTACTGCCGGAACCCCGACCGGGACAAGCGGGGGCCGTGGTGCTACACTGTTGACCCCAACATCCGCCACCAGAGCTGCGGCATCAAGAAGTGCGAGGATG CCGTCTGCATGACCTGCAACGGGGAGCAGTACCGCGGCACCGTGGACCACACCGAGTCGGGGACTGAGTGCCAGCGCTGGGACCTGCAGCACCCGCACAAGCACCCCTACCACCCCAACAA GTACCCCGACAAGGGACTGGACGACAACTACTGCCGCAACCCCGACAGCTCCGAGCGGCCCTGGTGCTACACCACCGACCCGGGGCGGGAGCGCGAGTTCTGCCGCATCCGCGTCTGCA AGAAACGCCCACGGCCCCTCAACGTCACCACCGGCTGCTTCAGGGGCAAGGGTGAAGGCTACCGGGGCCGGGTGAACGTCACCGTGTCGGGGATCCCCTGCCAGCGCTGGGATGCGCAGACGCCCCACCAGCACAACTTTGTGCCCGAGAAGTACCCGTGCAA GGACCTGCAGGAGAACTACTGCCGCAACCCCGACGGCTCGGAGGCACCGTGGTGCTTCACCGCCCGCCCCACCGTCCGCGTCGCCTTCTGCTTCCACATCCGCCGCTGCCCCGACGAGCTGGGAGCCGAAG aTTGCTACCACGGCCACGGCGAGCACTACCGCGGCCATGTCAGCAAGACGCGCAAGGGCATCACCTGCCAGCCATGGGCCGCCCAGGCGCCCCACGTGCCCCA GATCTCTCCCATCACCCACCCTGAGGCACACCTGGAGAATAACTACTGCCGCAACCCTGACAACGACAGCCACGGCCCCTGGTGCTACACCATGGATCCCCGCACCCCCTTCGACTACTGCGCCATCAAGCCCTGCT CTGGCAGCACGGTTCCCTCCATCCTGGAGAACGCAG ATGGAGTGGCGTTCGAGCAGTGCGGCCAGCGGGATGAGAGGCTGCAGCGGAAAGGGCGCATCGTCGGCGGCCAGCCCGGCAACTCGCCCTGGACCGTCAGCATCCGCAACCG GGCCGGCGTGCACTTCTGCGGCGGGTCCCTGGTGAAGGAGCAGTGGGTCGTCAGCATGCGCCAGTGCTTCGCCTCCTG CGACGCCGACCTGGCAGGCTATGAGGTGCAGCTGGGGACGCTCTTCAAGGACCCCGGCCCCGGGGACCCCAACCAGCAGAGCATCCCCATCCTGCGGGTTGTCTGCGGCCCCTCCGAGTCCCAGCTGGTGATGCTGAAGCTGGCGAG GCCAGCCGCTCTGAACGCCCGCGTGGCGCTGATCTGCCTGCCGCCCGAGCGCTACGTCGTGCCTGCGGGCACCGTCTGCGAGATCGCTGGCTGGGGTGAAACCAGAG GCACCGGGGACGGCAGCGTGCTGAACGTGGCACGGCTGCCCGTGCTGGCCCATGACGAGTGCAACGCGGCGCTGCGCGGGCGCCTGAAGGAGAGTGAGTTGTGCACGGCACCGCTGCGCGCCGGCGTGGGGGCCTGCGAG GGAGATTACGGGGGTCCGCTCGCCTGCCTCACCGCCGACTGCTGGGTGCTGGAGGGGGTGATCACCCCATCCCGCGTCTGCGCCCGCACCGACCAGCCGGCTCTCTTCATCCGCGTCTCCCTCTACGTTGACTGGATCCACAAGGTGATGAAGATGGGCTGA